A region of the Calditrichota bacterium genome:
ACTGCCGGCAAAAAAGAGCGCCCGTCCCATAATTGTCGCTCGGACGGGCGTCCTGGAACGAGTCCTCGTGCCTGCCGCCCCCGTATGCAGGCCTCAATTGCTCACCGCCTCGGTCCGTCCCTCCTCGCGTGGGCCTTCGCGGCGCACCTGCTTGCGACCGATCTCGGTGAAAGTCAGGTTGCCCCCTTTGTGGCCGATGCGAATGCGGCTACCGTCACCGAAGCGGCCACGCAGGATCTCCTCGGCAATGGGGTCTTCGACCATCTTCTGGATGGTCCGCCGCAGCGGCCGCGCGCCAAACACCGGGTCGAAGCCCTTGGTGGCCAGCAGTTCCCGCGCCCCTTTGGTCAACTCCACCTCGATGTCGCGATCTTTCAGCTTCGTCGCCA
Encoded here:
- a CDS encoding ATP-dependent Clp protease ATP-binding subunit — protein: ATKLKDRDIEVELTKGARELLATKGFDPVFGARPLRRTIQKMVEDPIAEEILRGRFGDGSRIRIGHKGGNLTFTEIGRKQVRREGPREEGRTEAVSN